From Microbacterium invictum, the proteins below share one genomic window:
- the smpB gene encoding SsrA-binding protein SmpB: MVRERGEQVVATNRRARHEYAIEKTCEAGLVLTGTEVKSLRQGRANLSDGYAYIDRGEAYLDAVNIPEYSQGHWTNHSAKRTRKLLLHKDEIVKLSHAISAGGYTLVPLKLYFSDGRAKVEIAVAKGKREFEKRQTIREREDKREAERAMRTRNRLGD; encoded by the coding sequence ATGGTCCGCGAGCGCGGTGAACAGGTCGTTGCGACCAACCGTCGCGCGCGCCACGAGTATGCGATCGAGAAGACGTGCGAAGCGGGCCTCGTGCTCACCGGCACCGAGGTGAAGTCGCTGCGCCAGGGCCGCGCGAACCTCTCGGACGGCTACGCGTACATCGATCGCGGCGAGGCCTACCTCGACGCCGTCAACATCCCGGAATATTCGCAGGGCCACTGGACGAACCACTCCGCCAAGCGCACGCGCAAGCTGCTGCTGCACAAGGACGAGATCGTCAAGCTCTCGCACGCGATCAGCGCGGGCGGCTACACCCTGGTTCCGCTCAAGCTCTACTTCTCCGACGGTCGCGCGAAGGTCGAGATCGCCGTGGCGAAGGGAAAGCGCGAGTTCGAGAAGCGTCAGACCATCCGCGAGCGCGAAGACAAGCGCGAAGCCGAGCGTGCGATGCGCACGCGCAACCGCCTCGGGGACTAG
- a CDS encoding MFS transporter has translation MSARVTLGTLAGVVGFLAFVEFTSGVLQGWYTPMLTDIARHLSIHDADVNWLEGTQLMLSALVVPALAKLGDMVGHKRILLVSTALTALASLALPFTDSFAVFLVAWALQGFYVVWLPLEIALIWSRSRRMQGRAAITARAAGLLVAALELGAISGALAGGALVDAIPLWIVLLIPALLVVVCFFVILFGVQESPEPTGGRLDTVGLVLISFALIAFTGGLSFLRLNGVGDVLPWALVALGVLLVWPFAAWELRHPDPLIDVRMFRSPALGPVFLTAGLFGVSVLGAQAPLSTFARTDPDVYGFGLGTGGFQTSLIIGVYLIAMIVGALTFPLVARRFTPRVALIGAALLVGVGFLLFLPFHTAYAQVISNMVVVGLGSGALVAALPAAAAAAAPATQTGVATGLTNSVKTVGGAIASCVFGIALFHGATGAGVAAEGTAGSFTGYLTVWIVCGVTALVAAVLLVFVPKQAFTDHSVDAVPAVV, from the coding sequence ATGTCCGCACGCGTCACCTTGGGGACGCTTGCCGGCGTCGTCGGATTCCTCGCGTTCGTCGAGTTCACCAGCGGCGTGCTGCAGGGCTGGTACACGCCCATGCTCACCGACATCGCGCGGCACCTGAGCATCCACGATGCCGATGTGAACTGGCTCGAGGGCACGCAGCTGATGCTGTCGGCACTCGTGGTGCCCGCCCTGGCCAAGCTCGGCGACATGGTCGGCCACAAGCGCATCCTGCTCGTCTCGACCGCTCTGACCGCCCTCGCCTCACTCGCCCTGCCGTTCACCGACTCGTTCGCCGTGTTCCTGGTCGCCTGGGCGCTGCAGGGCTTCTACGTCGTGTGGCTTCCGCTGGAGATCGCCCTCATCTGGTCGCGGTCCCGGCGCATGCAGGGGCGCGCGGCCATCACCGCCCGCGCCGCCGGTCTGCTCGTGGCCGCCCTCGAGCTCGGCGCGATCTCCGGCGCCCTGGCCGGCGGCGCACTGGTCGATGCGATCCCGCTGTGGATCGTCCTGCTGATCCCGGCGCTGCTTGTCGTCGTCTGCTTCTTCGTGATCCTGTTCGGCGTGCAGGAGTCGCCCGAGCCCACCGGCGGGCGCCTGGACACCGTGGGCCTGGTGCTGATCTCGTTCGCGCTCATCGCATTCACGGGCGGTCTCAGCTTCCTGCGCCTCAACGGCGTCGGCGACGTCCTGCCATGGGCGCTGGTCGCCCTGGGTGTGCTGCTGGTGTGGCCCTTCGCCGCGTGGGAGCTGCGGCACCCCGACCCGCTCATCGATGTGCGCATGTTCCGCTCCCCCGCGCTCGGCCCGGTCTTCCTCACAGCCGGGCTGTTCGGCGTAAGCGTCCTGGGCGCGCAGGCGCCCCTGTCAACGTTCGCGCGCACCGATCCCGACGTGTACGGATTCGGCTTGGGCACGGGCGGGTTCCAGACCTCGCTCATCATCGGCGTCTACCTGATCGCGATGATCGTCGGCGCCCTGACTTTCCCTCTGGTCGCCCGCCGCTTCACTCCGCGCGTGGCCCTCATCGGCGCGGCACTCCTGGTCGGCGTCGGCTTCCTGCTGTTCCTGCCGTTCCACACCGCCTACGCGCAGGTCATCAGCAACATGGTCGTCGTAGGTCTCGGCTCGGGCGCGCTCGTGGCCGCGTTGCCGGCCGCGGCGGCAGCGGCGGCGCCGGCCACGCAGACCGGCGTGGCCACCGGGCTGACCAATTCGGTCAAGACCGTGGGCGGCGCGATCGCGTCGTGCGTGTTCGGCATCGCGCTGTTCCACGGCGCGACCGGAGCGGGCGTCGCCGCCGAAGGCACGGCCGGATCGTTCACCGGCTACCTCACGGTGTGGATCGTGTGCGGCGTGACGGCCCTGGTAGCGGCCGTCCTGCTCGTATTCGTGCCCAAGCAGGCCTTCACCGATCACTCGGTGGATGCCGTGCCGGCAGTGGTCTGA
- a CDS encoding M20/M25/M40 family metallo-hydrolase, with product MSTDSPRPETAPRPGIAARLSRMIALPTVSAELDTRGMEPFDAFATLLAELYPLVHERLELERITDLGLLYRWRGLDAAADPIVLMAHFDVVPVDESDAWTHPPFAGVVADGWVYGRGALDDKGPLIVTIEAVENLLAAGFTPPRDVYLSFGGNEETYGAAAQEIAATLRERGIVPWLVLDEGGAVVDAPLPLVPGTAAMIGVGEKGVLTLRLSARGEGGHASTPPALTAVGRIARAVDRLTPGTFPPRAPAAITRMLGLFAARATGPARALYRVLGALPPLTARAFVLLGGEPAALVRTTVAATMLAGGTAANVLPSQASATVNLRIALGETVAGTVRRVRRRVQDSHVHVEVLEGSEPSPESATDTAQFTLLRDALAVSHPAAAAVPYVSMAATDSRHFHRFSPAVFRFAPLAMSAAQRAGIHGVDERVEISELEHGERFHRELLQRLQ from the coding sequence ATGAGCACCGACAGCCCCCGGCCCGAGACCGCACCGCGTCCTGGCATCGCCGCGCGTCTCTCGAGGATGATCGCGCTCCCGACGGTGTCGGCCGAACTCGACACCCGAGGGATGGAGCCGTTTGACGCGTTCGCAACTCTGCTTGCCGAGCTGTATCCGCTGGTGCACGAGCGCCTCGAGCTCGAGCGCATCACCGACCTCGGGCTGCTGTACCGCTGGCGGGGTCTCGATGCCGCGGCCGATCCGATCGTCCTGATGGCGCACTTCGACGTGGTGCCGGTCGACGAGTCCGATGCGTGGACCCACCCGCCCTTCGCGGGCGTCGTCGCCGACGGGTGGGTGTACGGCCGGGGTGCGCTCGACGACAAGGGCCCGCTGATCGTCACGATCGAGGCGGTCGAGAACCTGCTGGCCGCAGGGTTCACTCCCCCGCGCGATGTGTACCTGTCATTCGGGGGCAATGAGGAGACGTACGGCGCGGCCGCGCAGGAGATCGCCGCGACGCTGCGCGAGCGCGGGATCGTTCCCTGGCTAGTACTCGACGAGGGCGGGGCGGTCGTCGACGCGCCACTGCCTCTCGTCCCGGGCACCGCCGCGATGATCGGGGTCGGCGAGAAGGGCGTGCTCACCCTGCGCCTGAGCGCCCGCGGCGAAGGCGGTCACGCGTCGACGCCCCCCGCGCTCACTGCCGTGGGCCGGATCGCGCGGGCCGTCGACCGGCTCACGCCCGGCACCTTCCCGCCGCGCGCTCCCGCCGCCATCACCCGCATGCTGGGCCTGTTCGCCGCACGCGCGACCGGACCTGCGCGTGCGCTGTACCGCGTGCTCGGCGCCCTGCCCCCACTGACGGCGCGTGCCTTCGTGCTGCTGGGCGGCGAGCCGGCGGCCCTGGTGCGCACGACGGTCGCGGCGACCATGCTCGCCGGTGGAACGGCCGCGAACGTGCTGCCCTCACAGGCCTCGGCGACGGTGAACCTGCGGATCGCGCTCGGCGAGACCGTTGCCGGTACGGTCCGCCGCGTGCGTCGTCGCGTCCAGGACTCGCACGTGCACGTCGAGGTGCTCGAAGGAAGCGAGCCCTCACCCGAGTCCGCGACCGACACTGCGCAGTTCACGCTGCTGCGCGATGCCCTCGCCGTCTCGCACCCCGCTGCCGCGGCCGTGCCGTACGTCTCGATGGCGGCCACCGATTCGCGGCATTTCCATCGCTTCTCACCGGCGGTGTTCCGGTTCGCGCCGCTGGCCATGTCGGCGGCGCAGCGCGCCGGCATCCACGGCGTCGACGAGCGCGTGGAGATCAGTGAACTGGAGCACGGCGAGCGATTCCATCGGGAGCTGCTGCAGCGGCTACAGTAG
- a CDS encoding SIMPL domain-containing protein, with the protein MSEVIITVRGEHETRVAPEEAIATVSVRVDGAERGAVVERIAALSAPLRDDLAARKAEGAVREWTSQRVAVWANRPWNDQGTQLPLVHYASVELTATFTDFAALSWWITSIAEKDGVQVDGVQWHLTPETAKATEAAVAASAVRVAVDRATAYAAAIGHSTVTPLEVADLGLLTQHQAATARPEMMRMTTAAFAAGAGGPALEFQPEDIVVSAAVEARFSAR; encoded by the coding sequence ATGAGCGAAGTGATCATCACCGTCCGGGGCGAGCACGAGACCCGAGTGGCGCCCGAAGAGGCCATCGCCACGGTGAGCGTCCGTGTGGACGGCGCCGAGCGCGGCGCCGTCGTGGAGCGCATCGCCGCCCTCAGCGCACCCCTGCGCGATGACCTCGCCGCCCGCAAGGCCGAGGGCGCCGTGCGCGAATGGACGAGCCAGCGGGTCGCCGTGTGGGCGAATCGCCCGTGGAACGACCAGGGCACCCAGCTCCCCCTCGTCCACTACGCGTCGGTGGAGCTCACGGCGACGTTCACCGACTTCGCCGCACTGTCGTGGTGGATCACCTCCATCGCCGAGAAAGACGGCGTCCAGGTGGATGGGGTCCAGTGGCATCTGACCCCTGAGACCGCGAAGGCCACCGAGGCGGCGGTGGCGGCATCCGCTGTCCGTGTCGCCGTCGACCGGGCGACGGCCTACGCCGCTGCGATCGGCCACTCCACCGTCACGCCACTGGAGGTCGCCGACCTCGGTCTGCTCACGCAGCACCAGGCGGCCACTGCCCGCCCCGAGATGATGCGCATGACCACGGCGGCGTTCGCCGCGGGTGCCGGTGGCCCGGCCCTCGAATTCCAGCCCGAGGACATCGTCGTCTCGGCCGCCGTCGAAGCCCGGTTCAGCGCGCGCTGA
- the sfnG gene encoding dimethylsulfone monooxygenase SfnG — translation MTTTPPASTFETPLKFAYWVPNVSGGLVVSTIEQRTDWQFDYNKRLARIAEQSGFEYALTQARYAASYGADKQHEATAFSLALLGATERLRIIAAVHPGMWHPGVLAKWLITADHISGGRAAVNIVSGWLKDEFTGFGLPWLEHDERYVRTEEFIRILRGLLTEDGFSHHGTHYDISDFTLSPRPLDLPGRAHPEIFFGGNSTAAQATAGRVADWYFSNGRSLDGYEENVAGVRAAAEEAGRTPRFGLNGFAIVRDTRSEAEETLREIVAKAHRPAVEGFREAVKEAGQSTADGRGMWADSSFEDLVQYNDGFKTQLIGTPEEVAARIIAYKRVGVNLLLTAYLHFQEELAAFGREVLPIVRAKEQDLAREHGTELNTDLLPELADTSAGALV, via the coding sequence ATGACCACGACACCTCCCGCGTCGACGTTCGAGACGCCGCTCAAGTTCGCGTACTGGGTGCCCAACGTGTCGGGCGGCCTCGTCGTCTCGACCATCGAACAGCGGACCGATTGGCAGTTCGACTACAACAAGCGGCTCGCGCGCATCGCGGAGCAGAGCGGCTTCGAGTACGCCTTGACGCAGGCGCGCTACGCCGCCAGCTACGGCGCCGACAAGCAGCACGAGGCCACGGCCTTCAGCCTGGCACTGCTCGGCGCCACCGAGCGGCTGCGCATCATCGCGGCGGTCCACCCGGGCATGTGGCATCCGGGTGTCCTGGCCAAGTGGCTCATCACGGCAGATCACATCTCGGGCGGCCGCGCCGCGGTCAACATCGTGTCGGGCTGGCTGAAGGACGAGTTCACCGGCTTCGGGCTGCCCTGGCTCGAGCACGACGAGCGGTACGTGCGCACGGAGGAGTTCATCCGGATCCTGCGCGGACTCCTCACCGAGGACGGATTCTCCCACCACGGCACCCACTACGACATCTCGGACTTCACCCTTTCTCCGCGGCCGCTGGACCTGCCCGGACGCGCGCACCCCGAGATCTTCTTCGGAGGCAACTCCACCGCCGCGCAGGCGACGGCCGGGCGTGTGGCCGACTGGTACTTCTCCAACGGCCGCAGCCTCGACGGCTACGAGGAGAACGTCGCCGGCGTACGCGCGGCTGCGGAGGAGGCGGGGCGCACCCCGCGCTTCGGCCTCAACGGCTTCGCGATCGTGCGCGATACCCGTTCAGAGGCGGAGGAGACGCTGCGCGAGATCGTCGCCAAGGCGCACCGCCCCGCCGTGGAGGGTTTCCGCGAGGCGGTGAAGGAAGCGGGCCAGTCCACGGCCGACGGTCGCGGAATGTGGGCCGACTCGTCGTTCGAGGACCTCGTGCAGTACAACGACGGCTTCAAGACCCAGCTCATCGGGACGCCCGAAGAGGTCGCCGCCCGCATCATCGCGTACAAGCGGGTGGGCGTGAACCTGCTGCTGACCGCCTATCTGCACTTCCAGGAGGAACTCGCCGCGTTCGGCCGGGAGGTGCTGCCGATCGTGCGCGCGAAGGAACAGGACCTGGCGCGCGAGCACGGCACCGAGCTGAACACCGACCTCCTGCCCGAACTCGCCGATACATCGGCGGGCGCGCTGGTCTGA
- a CDS encoding nitrate ABC transporter substrate-binding protein, producing MRSSLARVTASAAIAAAALLTASCAGTPEAAPPVTTAPPAAPTTGATDPATPAPDVTDEAPEPVTATCETLVSTDTLAELEAQSWTYKEEPFVIGDVAPADGISCTWGDFSVATGNVLIFAWAPLTADEVTTAQAQLDEDGWMREDSDAGVYYTEDPMQALNTDENGYGMTYRFGDDWVTLSDTKQGLLLIERPAA from the coding sequence ATGCGTTCTTCTCTTGCCCGCGTCACCGCAAGCGCGGCGATCGCCGCGGCGGCCCTCCTGACCGCCTCGTGCGCCGGCACGCCCGAAGCCGCTCCGCCCGTCACCACGGCTCCGCCCGCCGCGCCGACCACCGGCGCGACCGATCCCGCGACGCCCGCGCCCGACGTCACCGACGAGGCCCCCGAGCCGGTCACCGCCACCTGCGAGACCCTCGTGTCGACCGACACGCTCGCCGAGCTCGAGGCGCAGAGCTGGACATACAAGGAGGAGCCCTTCGTCATCGGCGACGTCGCACCGGCCGACGGCATCAGCTGCACCTGGGGCGACTTCTCGGTGGCCACCGGAAACGTGCTGATCTTCGCCTGGGCGCCCCTGACGGCGGACGAGGTCACGACAGCTCAGGCGCAGCTCGACGAGGACGGCTGGATGCGCGAGGACTCGGATGCCGGTGTCTACTACACCGAAGACCCGATGCAGGCGCTGAACACAGATGAGAACGGGTACGGCATGACCTACCGGTTCGGCGATGACTGGGTGACCCTGTCCGACACGAAGCAGGGCCTGCTGCTCATCGAGCGCCCGGCCGCCTGA
- a CDS encoding inositol monophosphatase family protein translates to MTPPAPATPWSTPYEGDLSADLALALRAADAADAVAMARFDAPDLDVQLKADSSHVTEADLATERAIRTLLEAERPADGIFGEEFGVTGTSARQWIIDPIDGTANYLKGIPMWTTLLALVVDGVPRVGVASQPAIGRRWWAASGLGAWTNVPGGEPRRLRVSSVSTLAEASASFQSLSQWDEVGRTDALLRLTRSVWRDRGYGDAWPYMLLAEGRLEFVAEFDVKEYDIAALVPIVREAGGRFTDIEGADSLASRSSLATNGILHDQFRALIDGATN, encoded by the coding sequence GTGACTCCCCCCGCTCCCGCGACGCCCTGGTCGACGCCGTACGAGGGCGACCTCTCGGCCGATCTCGCGTTGGCTCTTCGAGCGGCCGATGCCGCTGACGCGGTCGCGATGGCCCGCTTCGACGCGCCGGACCTCGACGTGCAGCTCAAGGCTGACTCCTCGCATGTGACCGAGGCCGACCTGGCCACCGAACGGGCGATCCGCACGCTGCTCGAGGCCGAGCGGCCGGCCGACGGCATCTTCGGCGAGGAGTTCGGCGTCACCGGGACCTCGGCCCGTCAGTGGATCATCGACCCGATCGACGGCACCGCGAATTACCTCAAGGGCATCCCGATGTGGACGACGCTCCTCGCCCTCGTGGTCGACGGCGTCCCCCGCGTGGGCGTGGCCAGCCAGCCGGCCATCGGGCGCCGGTGGTGGGCGGCGTCCGGGCTCGGCGCCTGGACGAATGTGCCCGGCGGCGAGCCGCGTCGCCTTCGCGTGTCGTCGGTCTCGACTCTCGCGGAGGCCAGTGCCAGTTTCCAGAGCCTCAGCCAGTGGGACGAGGTCGGTCGAACCGATGCGCTGTTGCGACTCACCCGAAGCGTGTGGCGCGACCGTGGCTATGGCGACGCCTGGCCGTACATGCTGCTGGCCGAGGGAAGGCTCGAGTTCGTCGCCGAATTCGACGTGAAGGAGTACGACATCGCCGCTCTCGTGCCCATCGTCCGCGAAGCCGGGGGCCGTTTCACCGACATCGAAGGGGCGGACTCGCTGGCGTCGCGGTCTTCGCTCGCGACCAACGGCATCCTGCACGACCAGTTCCGCGCGCTCATCGACGGCGCCACGAACTGA
- a CDS encoding MFS transporter, which produces MSTGTAPSVRVTAGMAPSVWRQPAQVWAVAFACVVAFMGIGLVDPILPAIAESLEATPVETELLFTSYLVVTGLAMLVTSWVSSRIGAKKTLLIGLGLILVFALLCALSGSVDAVIGFRAGWGLGNALFISTALATIVGAASGGSATAIVLYEAALGLGIAIGPLLGGILGEMSWRGPFFGVVVLMAIALVAVSVLLRTDDPNRTPIPLSAPIRALRQPALATLAIAAVFYNIGFFVLLAFSPFPLGFGAMGIGLTFFGWGVGLAVASVWVAPVLLRRMKRTTAMLAVLPLLTLDLLAAAVFVNNAPALVICIIVGGLLLGLMNTILTESVMEATDLPRAVASSAYSAVRFLGGAAAPPIAAALWHWFNAAIPFVFAAASVLIAAATILIRRRTLARIDVAEADAAEVATAVVVGDAV; this is translated from the coding sequence ATGAGCACGGGCACGGCCCCGAGCGTCCGGGTGACGGCGGGCATGGCCCCCAGCGTGTGGCGTCAGCCGGCGCAGGTGTGGGCGGTGGCCTTCGCGTGCGTCGTCGCGTTCATGGGGATCGGACTCGTGGACCCGATCCTGCCGGCGATCGCGGAGTCCCTTGAGGCGACACCGGTCGAGACCGAGCTGCTGTTCACGAGCTACCTCGTCGTCACCGGGCTCGCGATGCTCGTGACCAGTTGGGTCTCCAGCCGCATCGGTGCGAAGAAGACGCTCCTGATCGGCCTCGGGCTGATCCTCGTCTTCGCGCTGCTGTGCGCACTGTCGGGCAGCGTCGACGCCGTGATCGGGTTCCGCGCGGGATGGGGCCTCGGCAACGCGCTGTTCATCTCCACGGCGCTCGCCACGATCGTCGGCGCAGCCAGCGGAGGCAGCGCGACGGCGATCGTGCTGTACGAGGCGGCGCTCGGACTGGGCATCGCCATCGGTCCGCTGCTGGGCGGAATCCTGGGCGAGATGAGCTGGCGCGGACCGTTCTTCGGTGTCGTCGTGCTGATGGCGATCGCCCTCGTCGCGGTCAGCGTGCTGCTGCGCACCGACGACCCCAACCGCACGCCGATCCCGCTGTCCGCGCCGATCCGGGCCCTGCGTCAGCCGGCGCTGGCCACGCTCGCCATCGCGGCCGTCTTCTACAACATCGGATTCTTCGTGCTCCTGGCGTTCTCGCCGTTCCCGCTCGGATTCGGCGCCATGGGCATCGGCCTGACGTTCTTCGGCTGGGGCGTGGGCCTCGCGGTCGCCAGCGTCTGGGTGGCGCCTGTTCTGCTGCGCCGAATGAAGCGCACCACGGCGATGCTGGCGGTCCTGCCGCTGCTCACCCTGGACCTGCTCGCCGCTGCCGTCTTCGTCAACAATGCCCCCGCCCTGGTCATCTGCATCATCGTGGGCGGACTGCTGCTCGGCCTCATGAACACGATCCTGACCGAGTCCGTGATGGAGGCGACCGACCTGCCGCGCGCGGTGGCGAGCTCTGCCTACTCGGCGGTCCGCTTCCTCGGCGGTGCGGCGGCCCCGCCGATCGCCGCTGCCCTGTGGCACTGGTTCAACGCGGCCATCCCGTTCGTGTTCGCCGCCGCGTCCGTCCTGATCGCCGCCGCCACGATCCTGATCCGCCGCCGCACGCTGGCGCGCATCGACGTGGCGGAGGCGGATGCCGCGGAGGTGGCCACCGCGGTCGTCGTCGGCGACGCGGTCTGA
- a CDS encoding MarR family winged helix-turn-helix transcriptional regulator, whose product MPRSEELLQLMIAAHALTRVAALDTRTETPAAQWRSLTLLRDHGPQRVGDLARLSRISQPGMTRLAGQLADAGLIERTSDATDSRVAILTVTPAGLSALDAWHDELRSALAPRFADLTDQEWATLNSAADILTRKTGVEAPERKIR is encoded by the coding sequence ATGCCCCGAAGCGAAGAACTGCTGCAGCTGATGATCGCCGCGCATGCCCTGACCCGCGTCGCGGCGCTCGATACCCGCACCGAGACACCCGCCGCGCAGTGGCGCAGCCTGACACTGCTGCGCGATCACGGTCCGCAGCGTGTGGGCGACCTCGCCCGGCTCAGCCGCATCAGCCAGCCCGGCATGACGCGGCTGGCCGGTCAGCTCGCCGACGCGGGCCTCATCGAGCGCACGAGCGACGCCACAGACTCGCGTGTCGCCATTCTCACCGTCACCCCCGCCGGGCTGAGTGCACTCGATGCGTGGCATGACGAACTGCGTAGCGCGCTGGCGCCGCGGTTCGCCGACCTGACCGATCAGGAGTGGGCGACGCTCAACAGCGCCGCCGACATCCTCACGCGAAAGACCGGGGTCGAGGCCCCGGAGAGGAAGATCAGATGA
- a CDS encoding substrate-binding domain-containing protein: MRVTKKLLLGSVVATAALVLAACAPAAETPGGAPAGDEGPAEVTVGVITSETGPLAGYGAQYLDGFRAGLDYATDGTNEVDGTKITIDYRDDAGDPDTAVTIAKELIGDGVQILAGSASSGVALAVAEQAGQNQVLFLSGPAAADAITGINDYTFRTGRQSAQDVATSGTFVDDIDGKKVTVFAQNNAFGQGNEAAVQAILGAKGAEVDSVLVAEDVTEFTTFAQQVLAGSPDLVFVAWAGATSGAMWQAMSQQGVLDEIPVVTGLGDAVTFGAYGEASEQISFLNHYFPGAPDNDVNDAMVEAVEAAGGTPDLFTPDGFNAALMLVHAIEEGAGDVDAMVAALEGYSFDGPKGTTTVRAGDHALIQEMYQVKLVADGDSFIPELVATVPADEVAPAEAE; the protein is encoded by the coding sequence ATGCGAGTTACGAAGAAGTTGCTCTTGGGCTCCGTGGTCGCCACGGCCGCCCTCGTCCTGGCGGCGTGCGCGCCGGCGGCCGAGACGCCCGGTGGTGCTCCGGCCGGCGACGAGGGCCCCGCGGAGGTCACCGTCGGCGTCATCACGAGTGAGACCGGTCCGCTGGCCGGCTACGGTGCGCAGTACCTCGACGGCTTCCGCGCCGGCCTGGACTACGCCACCGACGGCACGAACGAGGTCGACGGCACGAAGATCACCATCGACTACCGCGACGACGCGGGCGACCCCGACACGGCCGTCACCATCGCGAAGGAGCTCATCGGCGACGGGGTGCAGATCCTCGCCGGCAGCGCCTCTTCGGGCGTCGCCCTCGCCGTGGCCGAGCAGGCCGGTCAGAATCAAGTGCTGTTCCTGTCGGGTCCCGCCGCGGCCGATGCGATCACCGGCATCAACGACTACACGTTCCGCACCGGCCGCCAGTCCGCGCAGGACGTGGCGACTTCGGGCACGTTCGTGGATGACATCGACGGCAAGAAGGTCACGGTGTTCGCGCAGAACAACGCGTTCGGGCAGGGCAACGAGGCGGCCGTCCAGGCGATCCTCGGTGCGAAGGGCGCCGAGGTCGACAGTGTGCTGGTCGCCGAGGACGTCACCGAGTTCACGACCTTCGCGCAGCAGGTGCTCGCAGGCTCGCCCGACCTCGTCTTCGTCGCGTGGGCCGGTGCCACCTCCGGTGCGATGTGGCAGGCGATGAGCCAGCAAGGCGTCCTCGACGAGATCCCCGTGGTGACCGGTCTCGGCGACGCGGTCACCTTCGGTGCGTATGGTGAGGCTTCGGAGCAGATCAGCTTCCTGAACCACTACTTCCCGGGCGCCCCCGACAACGACGTGAACGACGCGATGGTGGAGGCGGTCGAAGCCGCCGGTGGCACCCCCGACCTGTTCACGCCGGATGGATTCAATGCCGCGCTCATGCTGGTGCATGCCATCGAAGAGGGTGCAGGGGACGTGGATGCCATGGTCGCCGCGCTCGAGGGATACTCGTTCGACGGGCCGAAGGGCACGACGACCGTCCGCGCCGGTGACCACGCGCTCATCCAGGAGATGTACCAGGTGAAGCTCGTCGCCGACGGCGACTCGTTCATCCCCGAACTGGTCGCCACGGTCCCGGCCGACGAGGTCGCGCCGGCCGAAGCCGAGTAG
- a CDS encoding ABC transporter ATP-binding protein, which yields MSNSAPSALAIKGLGLQIGGATILKDVDLDIAPGSLVGVIGPNGAGKTTLFNVVSGILRPTAGSILMNGTDITRSSVPHRARAGLGRTFQTSSLFPRLSVLENVRLAAQVTLGGNYSLLKFPRRSDAATALALEKLVLVGLGHKLETPAGDISHGDKRKLEIAVLLATDASIVLLDEPMAGVASGDVAGLVENIRDMQRVNNCTVLMVEHHIEVLMGLVDKVAVMYAGSIIAFDSPQNIMANPLVQSAYLGTAA from the coding sequence ATGAGCAACTCAGCCCCGTCCGCGCTCGCGATCAAAGGCCTCGGCCTGCAGATCGGCGGCGCCACCATCCTGAAGGATGTCGACCTCGACATCGCGCCCGGCTCACTGGTCGGCGTGATCGGCCCCAACGGTGCCGGAAAGACCACGCTGTTCAACGTGGTCTCCGGCATCCTGCGGCCCACCGCCGGGAGCATCCTGATGAACGGAACGGACATCACCCGTTCGTCGGTGCCCCACCGGGCCCGGGCGGGGCTGGGTCGCACATTCCAGACGTCGAGTCTGTTCCCCAGGCTCAGCGTCCTCGAGAACGTCCGCCTCGCGGCGCAGGTCACCCTCGGCGGCAACTACTCGCTGTTGAAGTTCCCTCGCAGATCGGATGCCGCGACCGCGCTCGCGCTGGAGAAGCTGGTGCTCGTCGGGCTCGGCCACAAGCTCGAGACCCCCGCCGGCGACATCTCGCACGGTGACAAGCGCAAGCTCGAGATCGCCGTGCTGCTGGCCACCGACGCGTCCATCGTGCTGCTGGACGAGCCCATGGCCGGCGTGGCCTCCGGCGATGTGGCCGGCCTCGTCGAGAACATCCGCGACATGCAGCGCGTCAACAACTGCACGGTGCTCATGGTCGAACACCACATCGAGGTGCTCATGGGCCTGGTCGACAAGGTCGCGGTCATGTACGCCGGCTCCATCATCGCGTTCGACTCGCCCCAGAACATCATGGCCAACCCGCTCGTCCAGAGCGCCTACCTCGGGACAGCCGCATGA